Proteins from a single region of Sporosarcina sp. P33:
- a CDS encoding helix-turn-helix domain-containing protein: MDAELGKEINRIRKMNKYTLKDVSEKSGLSVSFLSQVERGVSSVTFTSLRRIAEALGVHINLFFEEPQEKSPLKKQTIKKTADQPNFTFTNLVGDMEKPLFYPARIELRPGESHTHPYAHEGQEFVYILEGQLKVILEDYSDTFYANESFHIDSMQEHIWFNETEKPVTLLVVSATIHT; encoded by the coding sequence ATGGATGCAGAATTAGGAAAAGAAATTAACCGTATTCGGAAAATGAATAAATATACGTTGAAAGATGTAAGTGAAAAAAGCGGCTTATCCGTCAGTTTTCTTTCACAAGTGGAGCGCGGAGTCAGTTCTGTAACATTCACTTCATTGCGCAGAATTGCGGAAGCACTTGGTGTACATATTAATCTGTTTTTTGAAGAGCCGCAGGAAAAATCACCGCTTAAGAAGCAGACGATTAAAAAAACGGCAGATCAGCCGAATTTCACTTTTACGAATCTTGTGGGAGATATGGAAAAACCATTGTTTTATCCGGCAAGAATTGAATTGAGACCTGGTGAATCACATACGCACCCTTATGCGCATGAAGGGCAAGAATTTGTCTATATACTCGAGGGACAGCTAAAAGTGATTTTGGAGGATTATTCGGATACGTTTTATGCAAATGAATCTTTTCATATTGACTCCATGCAAGAGCATATCTGGTTTAACGAAACCGAGAAGCCGGTGACATTGCTTGTTGTCAGCGCGACGATACATACGTAA
- a CDS encoding NAD/NADP-dependent octopine/nopaline dehydrogenase family protein, producing MNKISIIGAGNGGLTAAYHLSKLGHSICLYDSPEFDTQINAVKTQGGIKALTEDHGAEMMFPGFEKISHATTDIKEAMDFAEMVIMICPSFAQELLFEQMLPHLKDGHIIFLMPGNYGGLVLNRMKNVSPQKDLHITFADGISIPWATRIVEPGVLTIMGLKEYISVSIFPSGHATDKVKQLISDSLPVSVEFLANPVVAGLENINFGGHPLLTALNMGLLENFRGDFNYYRDCCSPATANAAAKMDKERLAVGEALGFTLKTELEAMNALYGTNYETVYDFNRDSKTHGKINTAPDSSKNRYITEDVPYLLVPCFELATAAGIRVPIVESCIHIASAYNNEDYFKTGRTLQDMGLTSEELKSLAK from the coding sequence ATGAATAAGATTTCAATTATTGGCGCAGGAAACGGCGGCTTAACAGCGGCTTATCATTTATCAAAACTTGGTCACAGCATTTGCCTGTATGACTCCCCTGAATTTGATACACAAATAAACGCAGTGAAGACGCAGGGAGGCATCAAAGCACTCACAGAAGACCACGGGGCAGAAATGATGTTCCCGGGTTTTGAAAAAATCAGCCATGCAACCACTGATATAAAAGAAGCGATGGATTTTGCGGAGATGGTTATCATGATCTGCCCTTCATTCGCTCAAGAACTATTATTTGAACAAATGCTGCCACACTTAAAAGACGGTCACATTATTTTTCTGATGCCGGGGAATTACGGCGGACTCGTTTTGAATCGAATGAAAAATGTGTCACCGCAAAAGGATCTTCATATTACATTTGCGGACGGCATCAGCATTCCATGGGCAACACGTATTGTGGAACCGGGTGTGCTGACAATAATGGGGCTAAAAGAATATATTTCAGTAAGTATTTTTCCTTCGGGGCATGCAACAGATAAAGTAAAGCAGCTGATTTCAGATTCACTTCCAGTTTCTGTTGAATTCCTGGCAAATCCTGTAGTTGCCGGACTAGAGAATATTAACTTCGGCGGACATCCATTATTGACTGCATTGAATATGGGGCTGCTGGAAAACTTCCGCGGAGATTTCAACTACTATCGTGACTGCTGCAGCCCGGCAACTGCCAATGCGGCAGCCAAGATGGACAAGGAGCGGCTGGCTGTCGGAGAAGCGCTCGGATTTACATTGAAGACTGAATTAGAAGCGATGAATGCACTCTATGGCACAAACTACGAAACTGTCTATGACTTCAACCGCGATTCTAAAACGCACGGAAAAATCAATACTGCGCCTGACAGTTCCAAAAATCGCTATATAACTGAAGACGTACCCTATCTGCTTGTGCCTTGCTTTGAATTAGCAACAGCTGCCGGCATACGGGTGCCGATCGTTGAGTCTTGTATCCATATCGCTTCTGCATATAATAATGAAGATTATTTTAAAACCGGCAGAACATTACAGGATATGGGCTTAACTTCTGAGGAACTCAAGAGTCTCGCAAAATAA
- a CDS encoding SIMPL domain-containing protein, with protein sequence MYNEEKTRTITVFGEGAVKVSPDTVHIILSVVSRGTELGEIQQENAKRMNQVIQALLSAGVAENSIQTIDFQIRPVYEYINGEQRFQGYEVINSIRVTSADLSRDGELVDLAVKNGANQIGSIEFKIQEQDMYYQQALALALQDAETKMVTIGTSLKLPNRPIPVKVEEQHTTQPIAFRAMAMADTGTTPIEPGTITVSASLLVKYQMI encoded by the coding sequence ATGTATAATGAAGAGAAAACTCGTACAATAACTGTTTTTGGTGAAGGTGCAGTCAAAGTTTCTCCTGATACTGTCCATATCATTTTGTCCGTCGTATCAAGAGGCACCGAGCTCGGAGAAATTCAGCAAGAGAACGCCAAGCGGATGAATCAGGTAATTCAGGCGCTTCTTTCGGCAGGCGTCGCAGAAAACTCTATTCAAACAATTGACTTTCAAATTCGTCCTGTCTATGAATATATAAATGGTGAGCAGCGTTTCCAGGGCTATGAGGTGATCAACTCGATACGCGTCACGAGCGCTGATCTCTCAAGAGATGGTGAACTGGTTGATTTGGCAGTCAAAAACGGCGCCAATCAAATCGGCTCCATCGAATTTAAAATCCAGGAGCAGGATATGTATTATCAGCAAGCTCTGGCACTCGCGCTGCAAGACGCTGAGACAAAAATGGTGACCATCGGTACATCATTGAAGCTGCCGAATCGCCCAATTCCTGTCAAAGTTGAAGAACAGCATACGACGCAGCCTATTGCTTTCCGCGCAATGGCCATGGCAGATACAGGAACTACGCCGATTGAGCCGGGTACGATTACGGTCAGCGCGAGTCTTCTCGTGAAGTATCAAATGATCTGA
- a CDS encoding response regulator transcription factor: protein MKTICLVEDEQDLLQILSVYLKKNDWKVLSCSNLQEASEQLHTHVDCWVVDIMLPDGSGFELLKEIKAINENTPVILISARGESIDRVIGFEIGCDDYITKPFLPAELVLRIKKILQTKPQTAAANLLAIGPYIMDESRRMIMKDHQELDITSREFDIIRFFAKHNHAAIPRELLLQQIWGDDYFGSERVVDNYIKRIRQKMPDFHIETIYGFGYRCNL, encoded by the coding sequence ATGAAAACAATCTGTCTTGTCGAGGATGAACAGGATTTGCTGCAAATACTTTCCGTTTACCTAAAGAAAAATGATTGGAAGGTGTTGTCTTGCAGTAATCTTCAGGAGGCGTCGGAGCAGCTTCACACGCATGTCGACTGCTGGGTAGTGGACATTATGCTCCCTGACGGCAGTGGGTTTGAATTATTAAAAGAAATTAAAGCAATTAATGAGAATACACCCGTCATTTTAATTTCCGCAAGAGGAGAAAGTATAGATCGGGTGATTGGCTTTGAAATTGGCTGTGATGATTATATAACTAAGCCTTTCTTGCCGGCAGAATTAGTGTTGCGTATAAAGAAAATCTTGCAAACTAAGCCGCAGACTGCTGCAGCAAATTTGCTTGCAATTGGCCCATATATAATGGATGAAAGCCGCAGAATGATCATGAAGGATCATCAAGAATTGGATATCACCAGCCGAGAATTTGATATCATACGGTTTTTTGCTAAACATAACCATGCTGCAATCCCGCGTGAGTTATTACTCCAACAAATTTGGGGAGATGATTATTTCGGCAGCGAGCGGGTGGTGGACAACTATATCAAAAGAATCCGTCAGAAAATGCCTGACTTTCATATTGAGACCATCTACGGTTTCGGATACCGGTGCAACTTATGA
- a CDS encoding YfcC family protein, which translates to MEKKKFQLPTAFTTLLIITAGIAILTFLIPAGQYSYNDDGSPIVGTYEQVDANPQGLWDVFSAPINGFFNAVDIIIFVLVLGGCLGIVFETKAIDAGLSKVVFKLKGREKLMIPILMIICAIGGATYGMAEETIAFYPIVVPILLLAGYDVVTAVMVIFLGAGIGVAGGITNPFSVGIASNLAGISIGDGIFHRLLLFALFLVFGITFVMRYAAKVKKHPEKSIVYDIKSKVEEPFKKIDPDDVAELTGRRKAVLAVFGSFFLIMIVALIPWQDKFGISIFNTLHDTIQNIPVIGVALGHITPLGEWGFGELTALFFIGSIIIGKLYSYKEDEIVRLFLSGAKDLISVALILAVAKGISVVMTDGLIIGTILNFGEHLLANVSSSIVAPLAYILYIPLAFLIPSSSGLATATIPILAPLADFAGVGREYIVTAMQAGAETMNLFSPTQAVLVGALTLANIPYDRWLKHIIPFVLGIMLITIVVLTIVSII; encoded by the coding sequence ATGGAAAAGAAGAAGTTTCAATTGCCTACCGCCTTTACTACATTACTTATTATCACAGCGGGCATCGCAATTTTGACATTTCTCATACCTGCCGGCCAATACTCTTACAATGACGACGGCTCGCCGATTGTTGGGACTTACGAGCAAGTCGATGCAAATCCACAAGGACTGTGGGATGTGTTTTCCGCGCCGATTAACGGATTCTTTAATGCAGTGGATATTATTATTTTCGTTCTCGTTCTGGGCGGTTGTTTAGGGATTGTGTTTGAAACTAAAGCAATCGATGCCGGTTTGTCTAAAGTCGTCTTTAAATTAAAGGGACGCGAAAAATTAATGATTCCTATACTCATGATTATTTGTGCAATCGGCGGTGCGACCTATGGGATGGCTGAAGAAACTATCGCGTTCTATCCGATAGTTGTGCCTATTCTCCTGTTAGCCGGCTACGATGTCGTCACTGCCGTTATGGTGATTTTCCTGGGAGCAGGCATCGGGGTGGCCGGAGGAATTACGAATCCGTTTTCTGTCGGCATTGCTTCCAATCTGGCAGGCATTTCAATCGGGGACGGAATATTCCACCGTCTGTTGCTCTTTGCACTTTTCCTAGTTTTCGGCATTACATTTGTTATGCGATATGCAGCCAAAGTGAAAAAGCACCCTGAAAAATCTATTGTCTATGATATAAAAAGTAAAGTGGAAGAGCCATTCAAAAAAATTGATCCAGATGATGTTGCAGAACTGACAGGCAGACGAAAGGCTGTCCTAGCTGTATTCGGCAGTTTTTTCCTGATCATGATTGTCGCACTGATTCCTTGGCAGGATAAGTTCGGAATTTCCATTTTCAACACGCTGCATGACACGATACAAAACATACCTGTCATCGGCGTTGCATTAGGACATATTACACCGCTCGGCGAATGGGGATTCGGAGAATTAACCGCTTTGTTTTTCATCGGTTCCATCATCATCGGAAAACTATATTCCTATAAAGAAGATGAAATTGTCCGGCTGTTTTTAAGCGGAGCAAAAGATTTGATTAGTGTTGCATTGATTCTGGCGGTAGCCAAAGGTATTTCGGTTGTCATGACGGACGGTTTAATTATCGGCACAATTTTAAACTTCGGAGAACATCTATTGGCAAATGTCAGCAGCTCCATTGTGGCACCGCTGGCATACATTCTATACATTCCGCTGGCATTCCTGATCCCTTCGTCATCCGGACTTGCCACAGCTACGATTCCTATTCTTGCTCCTCTTGCAGACTTCGCAGGGGTCGGCCGTGAATATATTGTGACCGCCATGCAGGCCGGAGCTGAAACGATGAATCTGTTCTCTCCTACACAGGCAGTTTTGGTAGGTGCTCTAACACTGGCAAATATACCTTACGACCGCTGGCTGAAACATATTATCCCATTTGTACTGGGAATCATGCTCATCACGATTGTCGTTTTGACTATTGTATCCATTATATAA
- a CDS encoding HAMP domain-containing sensor histidine kinase, giving the protein MKKRQTWLASRFTILMAVFITLISITSITIVYFWSYYYFGKIFEDRIIDEYTYEKNEERGVYNEWILGVTAHSIDIVDAIHGEPTAEYIMDQATEQMEESKVYREEVDGKYLLYKIDLDYENGEKVYKYSVVKDIYKEILPKMLLWFLAITVGVFILSVLLTRTITNKLYDNIYKLKQYIMQTGTENWDTELVLETEDADIQDLAASFSAMKQNLKQKDVAQQSMLRYISHELKTPIMIISSYAESAKEGVHPKGSLEDTLNTITKQTARIESRVEDLLFIAKSNVQELGNGQDIQLVQLDELIEQVAENLTVNASGLTVDLQLAKQLTIIGYRHEMEILIENMLDNQLKYADKFLSIRCVKEHGKAVLYFYNDGESVDPSIKDQLFTPFTKGRDGAHGLGLSIVKQIAEKHHGSIELLEQPEGVTFKIILGNCIHSGINRQ; this is encoded by the coding sequence ATGAAAAAGCGTCAGACATGGCTGGCATCCAGGTTTACGATTCTTATGGCCGTTTTCATTACACTGATAAGTATTACCAGCATTACGATTGTTTACTTTTGGTCGTACTATTATTTCGGCAAGATCTTTGAAGACCGCATTATCGATGAGTATACCTATGAGAAAAATGAAGAGCGGGGAGTGTATAATGAATGGATTCTGGGCGTAACGGCGCATAGCATCGATATAGTGGATGCAATTCACGGGGAGCCGACAGCGGAGTACATTATGGATCAGGCAACAGAACAGATGGAGGAAAGCAAAGTATACCGTGAAGAAGTGGACGGGAAATATTTACTGTACAAAATTGACTTGGACTATGAGAACGGTGAAAAAGTATACAAGTACTCTGTAGTAAAGGATATATATAAAGAAATACTTCCGAAGATGCTCTTATGGTTTCTGGCTATAACTGTAGGTGTTTTTATATTATCAGTACTGCTGACAAGGACGATAACGAATAAATTATATGACAATATTTATAAATTGAAACAGTATATAATGCAGACCGGCACAGAAAACTGGGATACAGAACTCGTACTGGAGACAGAAGACGCTGATATTCAAGATTTGGCTGCTTCATTTTCTGCAATGAAGCAAAATTTGAAGCAAAAGGATGTAGCACAGCAATCGATGCTGCGGTACATCTCCCATGAACTAAAAACACCCATTATGATCATTTCAAGTTATGCAGAGTCTGCCAAAGAAGGAGTTCATCCGAAGGGCAGCCTGGAAGACACATTGAATACTATAACCAAACAAACGGCCAGGATTGAAAGCAGAGTAGAGGACTTATTATTCATTGCAAAGTCCAACGTACAGGAATTGGGGAATGGACAAGATATTCAGCTTGTACAACTAGATGAACTGATCGAACAGGTGGCGGAAAATCTGACTGTAAATGCATCTGGTCTGACTGTAGATTTACAGCTTGCGAAACAGCTGACCATCATTGGTTATCGGCACGAAATGGAAATTCTGATTGAAAACATGCTGGACAATCAATTAAAGTATGCGGACAAATTTTTGTCGATCCGATGTGTGAAAGAACACGGCAAGGCTGTTCTTTACTTTTATAATGACGGGGAATCGGTGGATCCTTCTATTAAAGATCAGCTTTTCACGCCATTTACAAAAGGAAGGGACGGAGCTCACGGACTGGGCCTGTCAATCGTCAAACAAATTGCAGAAAAGCATCACGGATCGATTGAGTTATTGGAACAACCAGAAGGCGTGACGTTTAAAATCATTTTAGGGAATTGTATACACAGCGGAATTAACAGGCAGTAA